In Clostridium swellfunianum, a genomic segment contains:
- a CDS encoding peptide ABC transporter substrate-binding protein: MGKKKLLAITITTVLTMTSILTGCKGSDTTPTNSSANNTPQVINVATTQDPATLDTSKLADSASNTVAQETQEGLVRLENKKLVAAGAEKWETSADGLTWTFHLRDYSWTDGKKVTAQDYVYAVKRLFEPSIACPNAGIFYVIKGGEAYNTNKGKAEDIGVKAVDEKTLQFTLNTPTPYFLQLMNFVNVLPLRQDIVEKAGESYGTDPKVLVYSGPFVVDQWVKGSKVVLKKNEKYWDAKSVKLETVNINLIPEEATRQQMFDGKSLDLIQNVKQEYSTKLKDKIDKGEVTSIIGYYPSVGYIAFNNNDPNKIFTNAKVRLAFSLALDREGYVKNITKKDQAAYGFVPYGLNNGDKIFREVVAEPLKEVKGQDPKELLKQGLQELGLDPSKQIEVTFLQRNANADTRVVGEFYQSQWEKNLGVKVKIDTASDGATFNKMIMKGTYQVAQTGWGADYNDPMTFMGLFITGDGNNSAFFSDSQYDELVKKASVESDMSKRLEMFKQAEKILIADKAGIAPLTFNVASNYMQSYVKGLDIEAGGPAYELKRAYIEKK, translated from the coding sequence ATGGGTAAAAAGAAACTTTTGGCAATCACTATCACAACAGTTTTGACAATGACTTCTATCCTTACAGGATGCAAAGGAAGTGACACAACACCAACAAACTCCAGTGCAAACAATACTCCACAAGTGATCAATGTGGCAACTACACAGGATCCAGCTACTCTTGATACTTCAAAATTGGCTGATTCTGCATCTAACACTGTAGCACAAGAAACTCAAGAAGGCTTAGTAAGACTGGAGAATAAGAAGCTAGTAGCTGCAGGTGCAGAAAAGTGGGAGACCTCGGCAGATGGGCTTACATGGACCTTTCATTTAAGAGATTATTCATGGACAGATGGGAAAAAGGTTACAGCACAAGATTATGTGTATGCAGTTAAAAGACTTTTTGAGCCTTCAATAGCATGTCCTAATGCAGGAATATTTTATGTTATAAAAGGTGGAGAAGCATACAACACAAATAAAGGTAAAGCTGAAGATATAGGAGTTAAGGCAGTAGATGAAAAAACCTTACAGTTTACATTAAATACACCAACGCCTTATTTCCTTCAATTAATGAATTTTGTTAATGTTTTACCACTTAGACAGGATATAGTGGAAAAGGCTGGCGAGTCTTATGGTACAGATCCTAAAGTATTAGTATATTCAGGGCCATTTGTTGTAGATCAATGGGTTAAGGGTTCAAAGGTAGTTTTAAAGAAAAATGAAAAGTATTGGGACGCTAAATCTGTAAAGCTTGAAACAGTGAATATAAATTTAATACCTGAAGAAGCGACAAGACAGCAAATGTTTGATGGAAAGAGCTTAGATTTAATACAGAATGTTAAGCAGGAGTATTCAACTAAGCTTAAAGATAAAATTGATAAGGGTGAGGTAACATCAATAATTGGATATTATCCAAGTGTAGGATATATAGCATTTAACAATAACGATCCAAACAAAATTTTTACTAATGCAAAGGTAAGATTAGCATTCTCATTAGCATTAGATAGAGAAGGCTATGTAAAGAATATTACTAAAAAAGATCAAGCTGCATATGGATTCGTTCCATACGGTTTAAATAATGGGGATAAGATATTTAGAGAAGTAGTTGCAGAACCTCTAAAGGAAGTAAAGGGACAAGACCCTAAGGAATTGTTAAAGCAAGGCTTACAAGAACTTGGTTTAGACCCAAGCAAGCAAATTGAAGTAACCTTCTTACAAAGAAATGCAAATGCAGATACAAGAGTAGTAGGTGAATTCTATCAGAGCCAATGGGAGAAGAACCTTGGAGTTAAAGTTAAAATTGACACTGCCAGCGATGGTGCAACCTTTAACAAGATGATAATGAAGGGAACTTACCAAGTAGCTCAAACTGGTTGGGGCGCTGACTATAACGATCCAATGACCTTTATGGGACTATTTATAACTGGTGATGGAAACAACTCAGCATTTTTCTCAGATAGTCAATACGATGAGTTAGTAAAAAAGGCAAGTGTTGAATCAGATATGAGTAAGAGACTTGAAATGTTTAAACAAGCTGAGAAGATTTTAATTGCTGATAAAGCAGGTATCGCTCCGTTAACCTTCAATGTTGCATCTAATTACATGCAAAGCTATGTAAAAGGTCTTGATATAGAAGCAGGCGGACCAGCATATGAATTAAAGCGTGCTTATATAGAAAAGAAATAA
- a CDS encoding ABC transporter permease, giving the protein MAQYILKRVGYLILTMWVIVTATFFLMNTLPGDPIQTGTKLLPPAVEANLREKWGLNKPVVERYFIYLKNVAQGNLGESMKSPGLTANQIIKEKFPASARLGLQAICLGVVVGLLFGIIAAFRRNTWVDYSVIFIALVGVSVPSFVLAALLQKTLGGKILPIIGWPSENIWTSGFKYTILPTLAASFGSIATYSRFMRTSVLDVLNNDYIQTAKAKGLSKWAIIRKHILRNSITPIITMIAPQIAGIVTGSFIIERIFCIPGLGMYYVESINGRDFTMIMATTIFFSFFFVVSIVLMDILYGIVDPRVRITGEKR; this is encoded by the coding sequence ATGGCCCAGTACATTTTAAAAAGAGTAGGATACTTAATTCTTACTATGTGGGTAATTGTCACAGCAACTTTTTTTCTTATGAATACGTTACCTGGTGATCCAATACAAACTGGCACTAAGTTATTACCACCGGCAGTAGAAGCAAACTTAAGAGAAAAATGGGGCCTAAATAAGCCTGTAGTAGAAAGATATTTTATCTATTTAAAAAATGTAGCGCAAGGTAATCTTGGAGAGTCTATGAAGAGTCCAGGACTTACTGCTAATCAAATAATCAAAGAAAAGTTTCCAGCATCAGCTAGATTAGGACTTCAGGCTATATGCCTTGGAGTTGTAGTTGGATTATTATTTGGGATAATTGCTGCCTTTAGGAGAAACACTTGGGTAGATTATTCTGTTATATTTATTGCTTTGGTTGGTGTATCAGTTCCAAGCTTTGTTTTAGCTGCATTATTACAAAAAACGTTAGGTGGGAAAATACTTCCTATAATCGGATGGCCTTCTGAAAATATATGGACTTCAGGCTTTAAATATACAATTTTACCTACCCTGGCAGCTTCTTTTGGAAGTATTGCAACCTATTCAAGATTCATGAGAACCTCTGTTTTAGATGTATTAAATAATGATTATATTCAAACTGCAAAGGCTAAGGGACTTTCAAAGTGGGCAATTATTAGGAAACACATACTAAGAAATAGTATAACTCCAATTATAACAATGATTGCTCCACAAATAGCAGGCATTGTTACAGGCTCTTTTATTATTGAAAGAATTTTTTGTATTCCAGGACTTGGCATGTATTATGTTGAAAGTATAAATGGAAGAGATTTTACTATGATTATGGCAACTACTATTTTCTTCTCATTTTTCTTTGTTGTTTCAATAGTTCTTATGGACATACTTTATGGAATTGTAGATCCGAGGGTTAGAATAACTGGAGAAAAGAGATAG
- a CDS encoding ABC transporter permease: protein METKIDKELFEVVGYDKEVSDAIVRPSITYWQDAWRRLKKNKVAMLSMLMLIIIILACIFIPMLSKMNFKEQAIEFANQVPSKAHWFGMDELGRDIFIRIWVGGRVSIVIGLVGAFVSLIVGAIYGGISGYFGGVVDDIMMRIVEVIVGIPYMIIVILVSISLGKGLASLIIALCITSWTGLARLVRGQVLQLKESEYVLAAQMLGSSPMKIVLKHLLPNTLSVIIVNLTFQVPGFIFAEAFLSFIGLGVQPPYTSWGAMASLGQQQMAYYPHELFFPAAAISLTMLAFNLLGDGLRDALDPKLRQ, encoded by the coding sequence ATGGAAACAAAAATTGATAAAGAATTATTTGAAGTAGTTGGCTACGATAAGGAAGTTTCAGATGCTATCGTCAGACCAAGTATTACATATTGGCAGGATGCCTGGAGAAGACTGAAGAAAAATAAAGTAGCAATGCTTTCAATGCTCATGTTGATTATTATAATACTAGCATGTATTTTCATACCTATGCTTTCAAAAATGAATTTTAAAGAACAAGCTATTGAATTTGCTAATCAGGTGCCAAGCAAGGCTCATTGGTTTGGAATGGACGAGCTAGGTAGAGATATTTTTATTAGAATATGGGTTGGTGGAAGAGTTTCAATTGTAATCGGCCTTGTTGGAGCTTTTGTGTCATTAATAGTTGGAGCTATTTATGGTGGAATAAGCGGATATTTTGGCGGAGTGGTTGATGACATAATGATGCGTATTGTTGAAGTTATAGTTGGAATACCATATATGATTATTGTAATTCTTGTGTCTATATCCTTAGGGAAGGGTCTTGCTTCTTTAATTATTGCATTATGCATAACAAGCTGGACAGGATTGGCGAGACTTGTTAGAGGTCAAGTCTTGCAACTAAAAGAAAGCGAGTATGTATTGGCAGCACAAATGTTGGGATCTTCCCCTATGAAAATTGTTCTTAAGCATCTCTTGCCTAACACGTTAAGCGTAATAATTGTTAATCTAACCTTTCAGGTACCAGGATTTATATTTGCTGAAGCATTTTTAAGCTTCATAGGATTAGGAGTTCAGCCGCCATATACAAGCTGGGGAGCCATGGCTTCTCTAGGCCAGCAGCAGATGGCCTACTATCCTCACGAATTATTTTTTCCAGCAGCAGCTATAAGTTTAACTATGCTGGCATTTAATCTTCTTGGAGATGGACTTCGTGATGCATTAGATCCTAAACTTCGCCAGTAG
- a CDS encoding ABC transporter ATP-binding protein gives MSKLLEVNNLKVSYHTYAGEVQSVRGVSFALDKGESLAIVGESGCGKTVTSKTIMGLINTPPGEIKEDSEILFNGRNILKFSEKEWQHYRGKDVSMIFQDPMTSLNPTMRVGNQIAESLIIHRGMSKAEALQEAVKMLEMVNIPNAKERIKQYPHQFSGGMRQRVMIAISLACNPQLLIADEPTTALDVTIQAQIMDLLKELQKKLGTAIIMITHDLGVVAGMAQKIAVMYAGKIIEKGFVDELFENPKHPYTLALLNAVPKLELKNKEKLVSIQGTPPDLLAPPKGCGFASRCKYCMKICRIKYPEVSTISDTHEVACWLQHPLAFKVDLAEDIRREL, from the coding sequence ATGTCAAAACTACTTGAAGTAAATAATTTAAAAGTTTCATATCATACTTATGCCGGTGAAGTTCAATCTGTGAGAGGAGTTTCCTTTGCTTTAGACAAAGGTGAGTCACTTGCTATTGTTGGAGAATCAGGTTGTGGCAAGACTGTAACTTCAAAAACTATAATGGGGCTTATAAATACCCCTCCAGGAGAGATAAAGGAAGATAGTGAAATATTATTTAATGGCAGGAATATACTAAAATTTAGCGAAAAGGAATGGCAGCATTATAGAGGAAAAGATGTAAGCATGATTTTTCAAGATCCAATGACTTCATTAAATCCTACTATGAGAGTTGGAAATCAAATTGCTGAAAGTTTAATAATACATAGAGGCATGAGCAAAGCTGAAGCATTACAAGAAGCAGTAAAAATGCTTGAAATGGTCAATATACCTAATGCGAAAGAAAGAATAAAGCAATATCCTCACCAGTTCTCTGGTGGGATGCGCCAAAGGGTTATGATAGCAATATCGCTTGCTTGTAATCCTCAATTACTAATTGCGGATGAACCAACAACTGCATTAGATGTAACTATACAGGCACAAATTATGGATTTATTAAAGGAATTGCAAAAAAAATTAGGAACAGCAATAATAATGATTACACATGACCTTGGAGTAGTTGCAGGTATGGCCCAAAAAATCGCGGTTATGTATGCGGGAAAGATTATTGAAAAAGGCTTTGTTGATGAATTATTCGAAAATCCAAAGCATCCATATACTTTAGCGCTGTTAAATGCTGTTCCAAAGCTAGAGTTAAAAAATAAAGAAAAACTAGTTTCTATTCAAGGTACACCTCCAGATTTGCTGGCGCCACCTAAGGGGTGCGGTTTTGCAAGCAGATGCAAGTATTGTATGAAGATATGTAGAATTAAGTATCCAGAAGTAAGCACAATAAGTGATACCCATGAGGTAGCCTGCTGGCTTCAGCATCCATTAGCCTTTAAAGTAGACTTAGCTGAAGACATAAGGAGGGAATTGTAA
- a CDS encoding ABC transporter ATP-binding protein: MKPDTLVEVKNLKKYFNVGNDKILKAVDDVSFIIKKGETLGLVGESGCGKTTCGRTILGMYEATDGQALFEGKNIYEMNKGEKKEFRKNAQIIFQDPYASLNPRMTVGDIISEGMDNFKMYSESDKQNRIYELLRLVGLNKEHAGRFPHEFSGGQRQRIGIARCLAIDPKFIVCDEPISALDVSIQAQIVNLLITLQNEFDLTYLFIAHDLSMVKHISDRVGVMYLGCMVELASSDELYKNPQHPYTQALLSAIPIPNPSYERMKKRIALEGEVPSPINPKPGCRFRARCKYVKPICNEVNPSLKEISAGHYVACHLY; the protein is encoded by the coding sequence ATGAAGCCTGATACTTTAGTTGAAGTGAAAAATTTAAAAAAATATTTTAATGTTGGAAATGATAAAATCCTTAAAGCTGTTGATGATGTTTCTTTTATTATCAAAAAGGGAGAAACGTTGGGTTTGGTTGGAGAGTCAGGATGTGGAAAAACTACCTGCGGAAGAACTATATTAGGAATGTATGAAGCTACAGATGGTCAAGCACTTTTTGAAGGTAAAAATATTTATGAGATGAATAAAGGAGAGAAGAAGGAATTTAGAAAGAATGCTCAAATAATTTTTCAGGATCCATATGCATCCTTAAACCCAAGAATGACCGTAGGAGATATAATCTCCGAAGGAATGGACAACTTTAAAATGTACAGTGAAAGCGATAAGCAAAATAGAATATATGAGCTGCTTCGATTGGTAGGACTAAATAAAGAGCATGCTGGCAGATTTCCTCATGAATTCTCTGGCGGACAAAGACAAAGAATAGGAATTGCAAGATGTTTAGCTATTGATCCAAAATTTATAGTTTGTGATGAGCCAATATCTGCTTTAGATGTATCTATTCAAGCACAAATTGTTAATTTGCTAATAACCCTGCAAAATGAATTTGATTTAACTTACTTGTTTATTGCACATGATTTATCTATGGTAAAACATATTTCAGATAGAGTTGGAGTAATGTATTTAGGGTGTATGGTAGAGCTTGCAAGCAGTGATGAGCTTTATAAAAACCCACAGCATCCATATACACAAGCACTTCTTTCTGCAATTCCTATACCTAACCCAAGCTACGAAAGGATGAAAAAAAGAATTGCATTAGAAGGAGAAGTACCAAGTCCAATAAACCCTAAGCCTGGTTGCAGATTTAGAGCAAGGTGCAAGTATGTAAAGCCAATATGCAATGAAGTGAATCCATCACTTAAAGAAATAAGTGCAGGTCATTATGTAGCCTGTCATCTATATTAA
- a CDS encoding DUF2871 domain-containing protein codes for MIFMITGGLLIRNLHLLPGIAIGVIYSGIGFSLAGAGILFLKRFASTAGTNNKKGVENLIMKKYINISFIYAIAALFSGVFYREFTKAFAFTGKTTLAFTHLHFFALGTIMFLLVAIFSCITNLSEQKQFKHFMRFYNVGLPFVVTMFYVRGITQVLGTELSKGMSAAISGISGIAHIIMTVGIVMLFLALRNSQAIKRLE; via the coding sequence ATGATATTTATGATTACAGGAGGCTTGCTAATCCGAAATTTGCATCTTCTGCCTGGAATTGCAATAGGTGTTATATATTCCGGCATAGGCTTCTCGTTAGCGGGCGCAGGAATCTTATTTCTTAAAAGATTTGCATCCACAGCTGGAACCAATAATAAAAAAGGGGTTGAAAATTTAATTATGAAAAAATATATTAATATATCATTTATTTACGCAATTGCTGCTCTTTTCAGTGGTGTGTTTTACCGCGAATTCACAAAGGCATTCGCATTTACAGGCAAAACTACCCTTGCCTTTACACATCTTCATTTCTTTGCTCTAGGTACCATAATGTTTTTACTGGTAGCAATATTTAGCTGCATCACTAATTTATCAGAGCAAAAACAATTTAAACATTTTATGAGGTTTTACAATGTAGGCTTACCTTTTGTGGTGACAATGTTTTATGTAAGAGGTATTACTCAAGTGCTTGGCACAGAGCTATCAAAGGGAATGTCCGCTGCTATATCAGGCATCTCAGGGATTGCACATATTATAATGACAGTTGGTATTGTTATGCTCTTTTTAGCACTGAGAAATAGTCAAGCTATCAAAAGGCTCGAATAA